The sequence below is a genomic window from Candidatus Thiodiazotropha endoloripes.
GGGAGCAGCAGGATAGCGATATCCTCTGGGCCGAGCTTGCCATGATAGTGGTGGGAGTACTCTCAATCCTGCAGATGGCGCTCTATCTGGGACTCTCCATCAAGCGACTGTTACAACATCAGAAATCGATTGAGGATCAGTTCTCCTTCCTGGAAAGGATCAATCTGGCCTGGTTGAAGAACCTGCTGCTGGCCCTGGTAGTCCTCTATCTCTTCTACCTGGCCGATGTCTTTCTGGCTGATCTGCTCGCTTTCCCCGAAGAGGTCATCGGCATCCACTTCCTGATGATTGTTCTGGTGATCTACAGCATGGGCTACCTGGGATTGCGACAACCAGCGATCTTTACTCAACAAGATCGGTCGGCAACTCAAACTGACGGCCAATCGATGGATGCTCATGCCAACCAAACCGATGCAAACCTGAACGATAGGGAGCCAACGGCATCTCATACCAAGTATCAACGATCAGCGCTGGACAGTAAGACCAGCCAACTGCTTTATGAGGAACTGCAAAACCACATGGACGAGCAGCGCACATTCCTCGACAGCAAGCTCACCCTGCCTCAGTTGGCCGCGCAACTCAGCATCTCGCCCAACTACCTCTCCCAGGTGATCAATGAACAGGCGGAGTGTAACTTCTTCGATTTCATCAACCGCTACCGGGTCGAAGAGGCTCAGCGCCATCTCACTGCCGGGGCTGCTCAGGTGAATATTCTGGGTATTGCTCTGGATGCGGGATTCAACTCCAAGTCGGCATTTTATACCGCTTTCAAACGCCACACAGGACAAACACCCAGTCAATATCGAAAATCAGCCAACATTCAAACTAACATCCGGCAATCCACTGATTAAAAAGACTTTTTAATTCGTCCGGACTTACACGCGCGGACGATAAACAACCGGTTTCAAGCCACTATTCCCTGCAACAGCAAACGCTGTCCAAGCAAACCAATTGATTTCCATCGGGAGTAGAACCAATGAAAAGTCTTAAACGATTCTGGCCTGTAATCCTCACTTCTGCCCTGTTCGGTATGAGCCTGCTGACCGGCTGTAACTCGAACAGCGGTGATGACGCTTCAGCCAACGAGCAGTTCCAGGACGCCCTTGAAGAGGCCGTCAGCAAAGGATTACCAGCCGTCTCTGTCCGCATCGCCGGCAGGAACATCGACTTCTCCGGCAGTGCGGGGATGAGTGACCTGGAGAGCATGGAGGAGGCAACCGTCGAGCACCGTTTCTATGTGGCCAGTGTGGGTAAAACCTTTGTTGCGGCCACCCTGGTGCAGATGGCCTCAGAGGGATTGGTCGGCCTCGACGACAGGATCACCGATTGGTTACCCGATGAGATTACCAACCGAATCCCGTCCAGTGATCAGATGACCATCCGGATGCTGCTCAACCACACCACAGGCCTGTTCGACTTCCAGAACGACAGCGAAGCTTGGGATAACGATTTCTTCTATCTTTCCGGTCCGACCCGTCACTGGCAGCAGGAGGATGCCCTGCCGTTTTTTCTCGACCAGCCGCTGCACTTTGAGCCTGGCAGCAATTACAGCTACTCCAACTCCAACTATATTCTGGCCGCGCTGATCATCGAGAGTGCATCCGGCACCACCCTGCAGAGTGAGATCCGCAATCGGATCATTGAACCCCTGGGGCTTGAACATACCCTTCAGGGCCATGAGGCGGAAGGTATCCCGGGACTGGTACACGGCTATGTGGATGACGATGGGGAGACCATCGATGTCTACCCCTGGTATAGCCACTTCGGTCTGGCTGACGGCGGCATTCAAACCACTGCAGATGATCTGGCCGAGTTCATTCTGGGCATCTTGCGAACCGACCTAGTGTTGGATGACGCCATGCGGGCTGAAATGCTGCAACCCTCGATGCTCGGCACACCAGCCTCCAACTATGGATTGGGCATCAAAATCACCCCGATTGCCGGTACCGACGAGGTAATCTACAGCCATAGCGGCAAAGACCCCGGCTATCAGGCTGAAATGATCTACTTCCAGGAGAAGGATACGGTGATCACCCTGTGTGCCAATGGCAGCTTCGATCCCTATGACAGCGCGGCTCAGGAGTTACTTTTGAAGATCTATCAGCTACTTGAATCGCTGCAGGATTAAACGACCAGCCGATGATTCATACAGGTGCGGTTATGCCGCACCTGCTTTATCATGCCTTCGCAAACGCCACACCGATCCCGTTTCAGGGCATCGTCAAACAGCAACGTTGTAACCGAACAGCGCCCCCGAAGCTTAATCCACGATTCACCTACCCCACTCAATCAATCACCCCAGGGACATTTCAAACAATTACCCACTGCCTGGGTAGTAGTCCCCCTACCTTCCTCTCGGAATCCATTGAGAAATACTTTTATTCATTAGTTTTTGTAAGGATTTGTGTAATCGGAAGCTAAGGATCTGCAATATTCAACTGAGGATTAGTTATGATTACCCGCAAATCACTGGGCGTGGTCTTCACTGCGCTCATACTCCACTCCACCCTTTCATGGGCAACCGGCATTACCGAGACAGATTCGACCCAGCCGAGAGGATCAACAGCCGGGGTCAATCTGGACGGACAGAACTGGGCCGAGGGGGAGTAGAACTCTACCGTACCCGCCAATGCCAAAGGGGAGATCAAGGTGGAAGCGAAGCTCATATATTAGACCTTCAGCAACCACTCTGTGGATTTCCTCGCCCACAAGGACACCGAACACACGGTCAGCAACGGCGGCCATGCCCGCGATCTGCCGACCACTG
It includes:
- a CDS encoding serine hydrolase domain-containing protein; translated protein: MKSLKRFWPVILTSALFGMSLLTGCNSNSGDDASANEQFQDALEEAVSKGLPAVSVRIAGRNIDFSGSAGMSDLESMEEATVEHRFYVASVGKTFVAATLVQMASEGLVGLDDRITDWLPDEITNRIPSSDQMTIRMLLNHTTGLFDFQNDSEAWDNDFFYLSGPTRHWQQEDALPFFLDQPLHFEPGSNYSYSNSNYILAALIIESASGTTLQSEIRNRIIEPLGLEHTLQGHEAEGIPGLVHGYVDDDGETIDVYPWYSHFGLADGGIQTTADDLAEFILGILRTDLVLDDAMRAEMLQPSMLGTPASNYGLGIKITPIAGTDEVIYSHSGKDPGYQAEMIYFQEKDTVITLCANGSFDPYDSAAQELLLKIYQLLESLQD
- a CDS encoding helix-turn-helix domain-containing protein, producing the protein MQPEIDLYSAIMLLGAVQGMFLALALINAKSGLPVAHRLLALLTLTFSIDLWMAFLHQSGHVTSYPRLLVIDTNIDFLFGPLTYLYVTALTARSGFHFTLQQWRHFLPFLLGFVILIPLMLLDQQQLQSLLNSQGEQQDSDILWAELAMIVVGVLSILQMALYLGLSIKRLLQHQKSIEDQFSFLERINLAWLKNLLLALVVLYLFYLADVFLADLLAFPEEVIGIHFLMIVLVIYSMGYLGLRQPAIFTQQDRSATQTDGQSMDAHANQTDANLNDREPTASHTKYQRSALDSKTSQLLYEELQNHMDEQRTFLDSKLTLPQLAAQLSISPNYLSQVINEQAECNFFDFINRYRVEEAQRHLTAGAAQVNILGIALDAGFNSKSAFYTAFKRHTGQTPSQYRKSANIQTNIRQSTD